The following nucleotide sequence is from Methylocella tundrae.
CAAGACACTGCAGCAGACGCTCGGCTTGACCGTGTTCATGGTCACGCACGATCTCGACAGCCTCTTTGCGGTTTGCGATCGCGTCGCGGCGCTCGTCGACGGCAAGGTGATCGCCGAAGGGCCGATCGCCGCCATCCTCGCCTGCGAACACCCGTGGGTGAAGGCGTATTTTCAAGGCAAGCGCGCGCGAGAGACAACGCATGCGTTCAATCATCCTGCAAGCTGAGGCGACAAGCGATGGAAACACGAGCCCGCTACATATTGGTCGGACTATTCGCGCTTGCCGCCATCGCGGCCGGCTTCGGCTTCGTCTATTGGTTGAACAACAATGGAGGGCTCGCCAAAAGAGTCGTTTACAGGATCCGCTTCGAGGGCCCGACGTCCGGCCTGCAGACCGGCTCCGCCGTTCAGTTCAATGGCATTCGCGTCGGCGAAGTGACCGGTCTGCAGCTCGACTCTAGCGATCCCCGCCGCGTCACGGCGACGATCGCCGTGGCGAGCGGGACGCCTATGCGCGCCGACACCAAGGTCAGCGTCGAGTCGCGGGGTTTGATGGGAAGCCCGGCGATCGCCCTCAGCGGCGGCGCGTCGACGTCTCCATTGCTGACCGCCTCCGATGCTGAGCCGCCCGTTCTCGTCGCTGACCGCAGCGCGACCCAGGATCTGACGCAGGCCGCGCGTGAGGCGCTTCAGCGCCTGGACAAGATTCTCGGGGATAATTCCGACTCTATGAAGAGCACAATGGATAATCTGAAGACCTTTTCGGAGGCCCTCGGCCGTAACTCGAATCGCATCGATGCGATCATGGCGGGCCTCGAACGCATGACCGCTGGCGCAGCGACGGAAAAAGCGAAGCCGGTCTATGATTTGACGGCTCCGAGCGCGTTTCCAAGTTCAATCCACGCCCCCCGCGCCCAGTTCGTCGTCACTGAGCCGACCGCCGTCAATGCTCTCCAGACGCAGCGCATGCTCGGCCGCGCGAGCGATGGCGAAATCTCCATACTCGGCGACGCGCAATGGAGCGACACGCTGCCCAAGCTCATCCAGGAGAAGGTCATCCAGAGTTTCGAGAATGCCGGCTTTTCGGCCGCCGTCGCGGCCTCGGTCGAGGGGGTGAGCCACAATTATCAGCTCGTGCTCGACCTGAGGAATTTCGCAATCATAAACACCCCCGATCCGACGGCGGATGTCGCATTTTCCGCGAAGATCGTGGCGGACAATGGCCATATCGTCAGCGCGCAGGTGTTTCATGCGACTGCGCCGGCGACCGGAACGCAGACGCCCGAGATCGCCGCGGCGCTCAATCAGGCTTTCGGCAAAGCCGTCACAGATCTCGTGGCCTGGACGTCGAAATCCGTGTGATCTACTCGCCGGCGGCGGGCCTTGCGGAAGCCAGACGCTTCCGCATCGGATGAGTCATGCTTTGGGCTCGTGAGCACAGAGCGCCTCGAGACGGTCGAGCAAGGGTCGCTGGCTGGTGAGGATCTTCTCCCGCGCGGCCGGCAATGAGTCATCCGCTTCGTCTCCGATAGCCGCGTCCCCTTCGCCGAGACCCGAGACTTCGTCGGGATCCAAGGCTCCGTCGAGGTCAACGGCGGCCAGGCCGGGTCCAGCGAGCCGGCGTCCTGCAACCGCTCGATGCCGGAAAGTTCGCGAAGCCCGGCCAATGCGGAAACGCCTCGAAATTTGCGTCGTGAGATGGGCGAAGGAGGCGCCGGTTGCGACGCAGTTTCACGACCGCTCGCAGCTGGGCCATCGCGCTGGATCGTCAAGCGTCCTGTCGATGGCGGTTGCGGCCTCATCGGGCCGATCGTCGGCTTCGTCGTCACGCGCGCCGAACCCGCCCGGCAACTCCCCCGCGAGCGGCTTGTCCTTGCTGAGGAGGCCGGCGTCCTCGAGCATCTCGATACGGGCAGGTCGCGCAGCGTGTCGAATCCGAAGCGCGTCAGAAATGTTTTTGTGGTGACGAACGCATAGGGGGCGCCGGGCGTCGGGCTGCGCGGGCCGGCGGCGATAAGGCCCATGGCGCGGTGGGCGCCGATCATGTCGCGGCTGCCCTCCTTGCCAAAGAACTGGCTCAGCTCGCCGCGGGTGATCGGCTGGAAATACGCGATGCCCATCAGCGCCAAAGATTCCGTGGGCCTCTACATGGACCCGCCTGCCCATGCGGTCGTCGTCTCGATCGATGAGAAAAGGCAGATCCAGGCTCATGACCGCACTCAACCGGGCGTATTCCATAAGAGATCTTATGCGAATAGAAATATTCTGTGTGAAAACAAATAAGTATGGAACATATGTTCCGTAACCTCTACCAGATTGCCGCGCTATACCCTATTAATTTCTGCTTCTTCCCACGGTGCCAGAGCGCGCCTTAACGCCTGTGACGGCTATGCTCGCTGATCGTCAACCAGGAACAAACCGTCGGGCTTTTTTTGATGGAAAACGAGATTTTTGGCACTATTCGGGCATTGTGTTCCCGCGTAGCCAGTCGGCCAATCGTCCAAACTCGAATGCGCCGGTCTCATAGAGGCCGCTGATGAAAGCATAGGTCGCGTCGGCCTCTGCCGTGACGTGCGCGCCGTTGATGGCGAGAAAAGTGTAGGTGACGGCAAAGGCTGTGCGCTTGTTGCCGTCGATGAACGGATGATTCTGCGCCAGGCTTTCCCAAAGCGCTGCGGCTTCCTCGATCAGATCGGCGTAATAGCCCGTCTGGGGACGGTACAGGGCCGCTTCCAGCAGGCCGCGATCGCGTACGCCGGCCGAGCCGCCGTAGCGGTCAATCTGGTCGGCGTGAATAGCAAGGACTTCGACAACGGTCAGATAGTCCGTCACTCAGCCAGCTTCTTGTAGAGCGTCCCGAAATTCTCATGGCTGGCGTGATAAGCAGCCATGACCTTTGCGCGGGGCTTACCCTGCTTCCGCTTTTCGATCAGATCAGCCAGCGCTTCATCGACCAGCGCCTGTAGCTGCCGCCCCTCGCTCTGGGCGAGATTGCGGACAGTGGACAGAATCTCCGAATTCACCTGGGTCGCGAATTTCTCGCGGGCTTGGGATGCCATGGCATACCTCCATTTTCCAACTTTCAGCCTATCATGATATGTCATGAAACATCAAGAAGCTGTAGTGGGCCGTTCGAATCCTCCGTATGTGTCGCCACGGCCCAAAAGATCAGTGCGACCATCTTTTCGTCGGTCAATCCGTCCGGTCCGGTTGACGCCCCGATCAAACGGTAGGCTCCGCAGCGCCTCGGCGCGCCGCGCCGGCGTTTCAGGCCCGCCCTGACGAACGCCTCAGCTTCCTCTTGCGAGCCAAAGTCGTAACCAAGCGTCCGCCCGGATCGGCGGATGCGCCCGAATGTGACGCGCGCATACCACCGCCCGAACAGGTCGCGGCCCATCCGGACGCGCCAGAACCGATGCCGGTTCAGGCGGGGTGCACAGGCTTCGAGCAGGATCGCCAGTTCCTCCATTCTCGTCTCTCCAGCCCGGCGGCGATGACCGTCAGCCGCCCGAGAGAATCATAACCGCAGGAAAAGATCAAAAAGGGAACAGCAGCTGTCCGGCGCGGGCCTACTGTCGCGCTGACACGACGTCAGCCGGACGCTTCAAAAACTGTTTCGCCGGCGATTTCGTGTTCGCGCCGCGCACCCTCAACCAGGAAAGGAGAAACGAAAGAGAGGATTGAGATGGCTACCGCTGGCGCCGGCTGCGCCGACAAGGGTTCGTCGCAGGCTCCCGCGCGTTCCGCGCGCCTTGGCGGCGCGGCCACCTCGCGGTCCGCCGCGAGAGTAAGCGCAGAGACAAAAGGAAAGCTCGGTCAGCCCGCTCTCGCGCGACAGACAAGGGAGATCCCGGCATGACCCGTTCCGATCCCGAAATCGAAACCCTGCGCGAAAAGGTTCCATTGTGCGGTCATTTTGGAGCGCACGCCGCCGCCCTGGCGCCTCGACCGTCAGGAGAGCACAAAAACCTGCCTGAAGTACCGACGCGGCAAGGGTGAAATCCTGATCGTCAGCCATGGCGGACGCGGCTGGTGGGATCCGACGAGCGACGCGCGAGGCGACGTTTTCGACCTCGTGCAGCGTTTCGATCCGTCGCTCAACTTCGGCCACGTCCGCGAGATCCT
It contains:
- a CDS encoding ABC-type transport auxiliary lipoprotein family protein, which translates into the protein METRARYILVGLFALAAIAAGFGFVYWLNNNGGLAKRVVYRIRFEGPTSGLQTGSAVQFNGIRVGEVTGLQLDSSDPRRVTATIAVASGTPMRADTKVSVESRGLMGSPAIALSGGASTSPLLTASDAEPPVLVADRSATQDLTQAAREALQRLDKILGDNSDSMKSTMDNLKTFSEALGRNSNRIDAIMAGLERMTAGAATEKAKPVYDLTAPSAFPSSIHAPRAQFVVTEPTAVNALQTQRMLGRASDGEISILGDAQWSDTLPKLIQEKVIQSFENAGFSAAVAASVEGVSHNYQLVLDLRNFAIINTPDPTADVAFSAKIVADNGHIVSAQVFHATAPATGTQTPEIAAALNQAFGKAVTDLVAWTSKSV
- a CDS encoding type II toxin-antitoxin system death-on-curing family toxin, which produces MTDYLTVVEVLAIHADQIDRYGGSAGVRDRGLLEAALYRPQTGYYADLIEEAAALWESLAQNHPFIDGNKRTAFAVTYTFLAINGAHVTAEADATYAFISGLYETGAFEFGRLADWLRGNTMPE
- a CDS encoding WGR domain-containing protein, which codes for MEELAILLEACAPRLNRHRFWRVRMGRDLFGRWYARVTFGRIRRSGRTLGYDFGSQEEAEAFVRAGLKRRRGAPRRCGAYRLIGASTGPDGLTDEKMVALIFWAVATHTEDSNGPLQLLDVS